From Chaetodon auriga isolate fChaAug3 chromosome 10, fChaAug3.hap1, whole genome shotgun sequence, a single genomic window includes:
- the b3gnt7l gene encoding UDP-GlcNAc:betaGal beta-1,3-N-acetylglucosaminyltransferase 7, like, with product MDHFFRRKRVGLLKPLLSLSLVFASFLMIHKLKLSEKDGVGVKHARDAGWCGSECFSFKKGVVKNSLGSSVSPAPSSDLDAQRVSNGTPASWDAQVLNCSEDASVRTKDWFRRLDPRFHQFVLHRHCRYFPMLINHPEKCADGEVHLLMVVKSVIEQHDRREAVRKTWGKEHTVDGKKIRTLFLLGSPTTGKDTKNLQKLIEYEDLIYGDILQWDFMDTFFNLTLKEVNFLKWFDIYCSGVRFIFKGDDDVFVNTHNLLELIGFKVEDRKQADLFVGDTISKAIPIRNRQSKYYIPKELYDKPYPPYVGGGGFLMSSQLARRLFVVSEDLELYPIDDVFLGMCLQKLHLTPEMHPGFRTFGITRRRVSPMNSEPCFYKNLIVVHKLSAQELLRMWSVVHSQELICAQKTSI from the coding sequence ATGGATCACTTTTTCCGGAGAAAGCGGGTCGGTCTGCTGAAACCCCTGCTGAGTCTTTCTCTGGTCTTCGCATCTTTTCTCATGATCCACAAGCTGAAACTGTCAGAGAAGGACGGAGTGGGAGTCAAGCACGCGAGGGATGCCGGCTGGTGCGGCTCCGAGTGTTTTTCATTCAAGAAGGGGGTCGTGAAGAATAGTTTGGGGAGCTCAGTCTCTCCAGCGCCGAGCAGCGATTTGGACGCACAACGGGTCTCCAACGGGACTCCGGCTTCCTGGGACGCGCAGGTTCTCAACTGCAGCGAGGACGCGTCGGTGAGGACCAAGGACTGGTTCCGGCGCTTGGACCCGAGATTTCACCAATTCGTTCTGCACCGACACTGCAGGTACTTCCCCATGCTCATCAACCACCCCGAGAAATGCGCGGATGGAGAGGTGCACCTCCTCATGGTGGTCAAGTCCGTCATCGAGCAGCACGACCGGCGGGAGGCGGTGCGCAAAACCTGGGGCAAAGAACACACGGTAGATGGGAAGAAAATCAGGACTTTATTTCTATTGGGAAGCCCGACGACCGGCAAAGACACCAAGAACCTCCAGAAACTAATCGAGTACGAGGACCTGATCTACGGGGACATCCTCCAGTGGGACTTCATGGACACTTTCTTCAACCTGACCCTGAAAGAGGTCAATTTTCTCAAGTGGTTTGACATTTACTGCTCCGGCGTGCGGTTCATATTCAAAGGAGACGATGATGTGTTTGTGAACACGCACAACCTGCTGGAGCTCATCGGCTTTAAGGTGGAGGATCGCAAACAGGCCGACTTGTTTGTGGGGGACACCATCTCCAAGGCGATCCCCATCCGAAACCGGCAGAGCAAATACTACATCCCCAAAGAGCTGTACGATAAGCCATATCCCCCTTACGTCGGAGGCGGGGGGTTTCTGATGTCCTCCCAGCTGGCCAGGAGGCTCTTCGTGGTCTCGGAGGACCTGGAGTTGTACCCGATTGACGACGTGTTTTTGGGGATGTGCCTGCAGAAGCTCCACTTGACCCCAGAGATGCATCCGGGCTTCAGGACCTTCGGCATCACCAGGCGCAGGGTGAGCCCCATGAACAGCGAGCCGTGCTTTTATAAAAACCTCATCGTGGTGCACAAACTGAGCGCGCAGGAGCTGCTCAGGATGTGGAGCGTGGTGCACAGCCAGGAACTGATCTGCGCTCAAAAGACCTCCATATGA